Genomic segment of Populus nigra chromosome 14, ddPopNigr1.1, whole genome shotgun sequence:
TTTGTGTTGTTGCAGGTGGAACTTGTTATGGTTAAGGAAAAATTTTCAGGTTTTGTTTGGTTCCTGAGAAACTTGAGGCAAAAAATGTgaaatttgtattgtttttatgtGTTGATTTGTAAGTGGTTAGTGAATTTAAGTtacttaattgaattttgagtgatttgttttaaaaatggaGGGAAAAATTGgatgttttaatttgttgttattgtttgcTGCATTTTCTGTTGTATTCAATGGTTTTGTGTATTTTGTTATTGAATTGGAAATTTTTTGGAGTTACAGGGATGGGAGATGGCTAGGGTTTTGTTGTGAATGGATCAGTGTTACAAGAGGAGAAATGAAAGTTTGACTTTGGAGcggttattttgaatttgaaaagtgTTTAGTGGGTATTGCTAAATcgcatcttttcttttaatcacaaatggaagAAGAGGGAAAACGGGTTGGAGGGCTTTCTTCTGGCTTGGCTGTTCTATTGAATGGCGAAGATAGAAAGGAGGATTCGTGGAAAACCCGACTTGTTTCATCTTGTGATGATTTTGGTAATCAGCCCGTGGAGCGAGCTCTTGAATATATCTTTGGTCTCTCAAACAAATCACTTGGTCCATTTACTGGTCCAGTTGACACTAAATTAGTTCgctctatttttaaaaatgagtttTCTAAGTTTTGTATCAAATCTGGTGATTTGGTTGATAATAGAGACGGGATTCATATCAGTAAAGATGGTTGTGAATCTCAGGTGGTCGGGCTTGAAGAAGTGAGCATCTGTGGTGATATTAGAATCATTAAACACCCTTTGCATGTAGAAAGCTTAGCAATGTTCAGTAGTGCTAGGTCCAATGCTTGTGTTTGgaaagggaaatggatgtatgAAGTTCTATTGGAAACTTGTGGTGTGCAGCGGCTTGGATGGGCAACTCGTTCTTGTCCTTTTAGTGATCACAAGGGTGTAGGTGATGCAGATGATTCATATGCATTCGATGGGAAAAGGGTTAGTAAGTGGAACAAGGATGCTGAGCCATATGGTCAGCCATGGGTTGTTGGTGATGTCATTGGATGTTGCATTAATCTGGATCATGATGAGATATTGTTCTATAGAAATGGTGTATCCCTTGGAGTGGCCTTTCGTGGTATCCGCAAGATGGGACCTGGATCTGGGTATTACCCAGCAATATCTCTTTCTCAAGGTGAACGCTGTGAATTAAATTTTGGGGCTCGTCCCTTCAAGTACCCCATTCAGGGGTTCCTTCCCCTTAAAGCACCTACTTCCGCAAATCTTTTGGCTATGCAGTTGCTTCAATGCTTATCAAGGCTGTCAGATGTGCAAGGTGTGGAGCGGGCTGAAAGTTCTTTAGTTGGtaaattgagaagattgaagaGGTTTGTGTCACTTGACGAAGTATTTTATCCTGTCTGTCAGGGGATATGTGAGGAATTCTTCTCTGTACTTGAGGGAGATTCTGGAAGTACTGAGTTTGTGGCATGGGGTCCACTTCTTTCATTCATGATGGAGGTTTTCAGAGTGCAAGCACCACATGACTGTTCAGGTCTGGATAAGTTTATTGATGTATTTCTAGAGTTTCAAGAATCACGTCTGATGTTTGAGCATATCATCAATGCCCTTTCAAGTGGCTGCAAAACAGCATCTTTGGTATTAACAGAATGCCCGTACTCAGGATCTTATTCATATCTTGCAATGGTATGCCATATCTTACAACGGAAAGAATTGATGGTTCTCTGGTGGAAGTCAGCTGATTTTGAATTATTGTTTGAAGGTTTTCTATCGCAAAAGAGTCCAAACAAGCAGGACCTTCAATGCATGATGCCTTCTGTTTGGTGGCCTGGTTCAGGTGATGATATCTCCAATGATGGAAGAAGCATGATGCTGACAACTACAGCTTTATCGGAAGCTATCAATAAGGTATATACTGTTGTGGATCCCTGATAattcacattaaatttgtaaattaTGAATCCTCTACTGTTGTTCCATAGATATTAGCATGATGAGGGGAAACAATGAAAAgccttcaaaatcttttttctatgtGAAATTAATTGTAATCAGAATGTGGTATACCTAGTGAAATACTGTCAAATACAAGTGGCCAAGCAGACTTTCCACTGATGGAAATAACTTTTCTATGAGCCTTTTGACTACAGCTGTTGTTGTTACCTTTCTATTAGATAATATCTCTCCCCATATGCATATAATTTAACCTCATCAATTTCACAAATAAAAGCATTTTGTTAAGGTTCTTCATGgttcatcaagaaaaaaattattcaaataaaagctccaaaaaaaaaaagaggagagaattCTTTCAGTTGAATTGAATATCCTGAGTTTGATctcacattttctttttctatttaattcatGCCCAATGAATAAAAGATGATTGCCCGAATCAATTGCTACTGTTTACTTGATTATTGACATATCTTATATTTATGGAGCCTGCACTTGGACTTATATGATGAGGTCAAGGGTGAGTGTAGATTGGCTGTTCATGAGTGACAACCTGAaaatacacatttttttttttgtcgttgAAACCTTTAATTTGTGTCCCTGCTAAATTAGTTGATATTAATTTTCCAGTCATTCCATCCGTTGTGTTGAAAATCTTTTTCTGGACTTGAGCAATGAATTTCCTATTTCAGCTCCATGCCAAGGGACTTAGATGAGGAGCAAATTGCTTAAAACGTGCTGTGACCTCTGATAAATACTAATCCCCAAAATAAACAATCACAATATGGAATTTGTTGCTAAACTCGCATTACCTGTTTTGAACGTTTTCCTTATTTTTGTTTGCAGTAATTTATCTTGGCAAACAATTATTGACTGTATTCTCTCTCTGGTTTGCAACACAATGAGTTTGTTTAGCTAGCTTCAtgcaatttaatattaattcacACCCTACAAATGCTGATGTCTTTGTAGATTGAGGAGAAGCATAGGGACCTCTGTCTCTTGGTCATGCAATTTGTACCGCCTACAACACCTGCTCAATTACCTGGCTCAGTGTTGAGGacatttttacaaaatattctATTGAAGAATAGAGGAGCAGATTGCAATGTGCCACCTCCTGGAGTTTCAAGCAATTCCGTTCTTATTTCTTTGTACTCAGTTATACTTCATTTTTTATCCGAAGGATTTGCTATGAGGGACATTTGTGGCTGGGTAAAGAGGTGTGAACCCAATGGTCTTGATGTTGGATTTCTTCACAGAGGTGGTGAACAAAGTTTCCCTGtagatatatttctaaaaaatgatCCTCTTCGAACTGACATTTCTAGACTTGGGGGATCATTTAGTCATATCTCAAAATCTCATCCTGTACATGATCAAGAAGCAGAAGTAATCCGGTGGGAGGAAGGTTGTATGGATGATGAAGAAACAAGAGTAACACATAAAACCACACCGAAACCATGTTGTTGTTCAAGTTATGAGATTGAATTGTCAAAAATCTCCAAGCATCAAATTAGATACAACACTAAAGATTCTCGTGTCCATTGTAGTGGTATTCCAGACAGGTCTGCTTATGTGGCTGCAGAATGCAGTGAAGGAAGTTTGAATGATGAGATAGCCGACAAACCTAGTACAAGTGATCAATCTGAATCTGATTTTGGTTATTGTCCAGTGCGAGATATTAGGATTGTGCACAGGGAGAGTGATATGTCTTCAGCAACACTGAGAGAAGAAGAACTTCTAGATACATTGCTATTGCTGTATCACATAGGTGTTGCACCAAAGTTTAAGCAGGTAAGAattttcatgataaaatatGCTCTTATTATTACTTTCACATTACTGCAAGTTTTTGTACTTGGTATCTGGTTGATCTTATTGGTGAAGGGACTTTGTGCTGCctgaaatgaatttattattttttcccatGGAAATTTAATAGGAAATGAGTTTTGTAGCAAACATGGACAGACATTAGGAAGAGTGAAGTGAACAAAATTTTAGCTCTATCCTGAATGAACATAATTATTGAGTTCAGGTATTCACCACTTTCAGCTAGATTAACTATAATAAATGAATGAATTTCCTGAAGCCTGAAAAATTGATAACATCTGAGTGGAGTTGGAGAAactgttttaagttttttaaggATCCATCATtgaatctgaaaaataaaaccaaagtcAAATGATCATACCAAACCTCTGAATTCCAACAGTTCTTGATTTCTCTAAAAAGACAATATCTTGAGCTCAGGTATAGAAATGATGAAGTCAGGGTTAAATCACCATGACATGCTTTAATGTGCCTTGTCTGTTAAAATAAGAAATGGttggtgataaaaaattatgtaataGGGGATAATTTATGAGTAGTTTCATCAGTTGGAAACTGAATTTTCCTATGCCAAGTGCCTATTAATCTCAATGTGCTTGTGTATATTTTCTCTTAAGGTCCAAGGCAGTAACTGTAACCAAAAGGTTTTATGCTTGAGTTGCAGATTGTCAGTTTGATCATAAAATATGGTATCTTATCATTGTTTACACCAATGCAAGCTAAAATGCCTGTAGAAGATATATACGTTGTCATATAATACGAAACAGCTGTCCTTCTAATCATTTTTTGTGATACCTGAAGGAGAATTTGATAAAAAGTGAGAAAGATTTATGCTGTATTTAAAAGAATTGCTGCATCacgttattttatttcaatcttttcaCTTCAGCTCCAGTATTTAAAATTTGCGTCACATGTCTTTATGTTCTACAAATTGGGGTTTGTAATTTCTGAAGCATTGTAGCGATGTCAAGACAGTGGCCTACTCATTGAGTGAACAGTTGAAGACTGTGTCCTGCTTGTTGACTGTTGTCCAAAGGGAACACCATTTCCTGGAAAACTTGTTCacgttttatgttttttctggGATTACAATCATATTGTTTTTCTGTGCTTTTGGGATGTTCTGTTTAGTGGATGAACATCATTTTGTGCTTACTGATGACATGCTTTCTTGctgcattttgttttgcaaAGGTCGTAATATGTCTATCTTGATTGTAGGCATCGTACTACATGTCTCATCAGGCACAGTCAATATCACTCCTGGAAGAAACTGACAAACAAATAAGAGAACGTGCTTGTTGTGAGAAATTAAGACGCCTGAAAGAAGCTCGTAATGAATACCGTGAAGAAGTAATGGATTGTGTAAGACATTGTGCATGGTATGATGTCCTTGAACTGTAtttgtcttgttttgttttggaaccatatttatcttgatctcaaccATATGAAACATTGAATGAATGTGTGAAGCCCGATGCACCCTTTTGTCTTCCTTTTCTATGGTTAGAATGAGAAATGGATATCCCAGATGGAGCGGTTGGATAGGCAGTCTTAACAAGCAAGATGCATAACTGTAACATTGGTTTATGAAATTAGGTTACTTGTTACTGGCAACTTATGCACTTTGCAACGATAAGAActgtttaaatttgttttatgatatttttctgTTTCTGCATTTCTTTAAATATGTTTATAGTTCTTCCTTGCTGTGTCCTTAATTGTCTAGTGGCCTGAACTTTAAGCACCTGCAATTATTGATTTTCGCCCAGTTGCCCAAGCTTGGCTTCCAAATTCAATGCCTATGGAAATATATCTGGCACAAAATGTCACAGAATGTCTTTCTCTTGTATGATAAGAATAAATTGCTTTGATTTTCTGGTAGAAACAGGGAGAGTGAGAAGCCTGTTTTCCCAAATCTTTAGAATAAATTATCTTGTAGTTCTAACTGCTGGATA
This window contains:
- the LOC133673386 gene encoding E3 ubiquitin-protein ligase RKP-like isoform X2, giving the protein MEEEGKRVGGLSSGLAVLLNGEDRKEDSWKTRLVSSCDDFGNQPVERALEYIFGLSNKSLGPFTGPVDTKLVRSIFKNEFSKFCIKSGDLVDNRDGIHISKDGCESQVVGLEEVSICGDIRIIKHPLHVESLAMFSSARSNACVWKGKWMYEVLLETCGVQRLGWATRSCPFSDHKGVGDADDSYAFDGKRVSKWNKDAEPYGQPWVVGDVIGCCINLDHDEILFYRNGVSLGVAFRGIRKMGPGSGYYPAISLSQGERCELNFGARPFKYPIQGFLPLKAPTSANLLAMQLLQCLSRLSDVQGVERAESSLVGKLRRLKRFVSLDEVFYPVCQGICEEFFSVLEGDSGSTEFVAWGPLLSFMMEVFRVQAPHDCSGLDKFIDVFLEFQESRLMFEHIINALSSGCKTASLVLTECPYSGSYSYLAMVCHILQRKELMVLWWKSADFELLFEGFLSQKSPNKQDLQCMMPSVWWPGSGDDISNDGRSMMLTTTALSEAINKIEEKHRDLCLLVMQFVPPTTPAQLPGSVLRTFLQNILLKNRGADCNVPPPGVSSNSVLISLYSVILHFLSEGFAMRDICGWVKRCEPNGLDVGFLHRGGEQSFPVDIFLKNDPLRTDISRLGGSFSHISKSHPVHDQEAEVIRWEEGCMDDEETRVTHKTTPKPCCCSSYEIELSKISKHQIRYNTKDSRVHCSGIPDRSAYVAAECSEGSLNDEIADKPSTSDQSESDFGYCPVRDIRIVHRESDMSSATLREEELLDTLLLLYHIGVAPKFKQASYYMSHQAQSISLLEETDKQIRERACCEKLRRLKEARNEYREEVMDCVRHCAWYRISLFSWWKQRGMYATCMWIVQLLLVLSRVDSLFIYIPEFYLETLVDCFHVLRKSDPPFVPPAIFIKQGLASFVTFVVSHFNDPRILSADLKDLLLQSISVLVQYKEYLTVFESNEAATQRMPKALLSAFDNRSWISVTNILLRLCKGSRFSSTKHGESSSSSSSSSSSFVFQNLLREACINDEELFSAFLNRLFNTLSWTMTEFSVSIREMQEKYQVLEFQQRKCGVIFDLSCNLAKVLEFYTREIPQAFLSGTETNLRRLTELIVFILNHITSTADAEFFDLSLGRHGHSPEKVNRGMILAPLVGIILNLLDARVGTECGQQNDVVGVFASMDCPDAVHCGFQYLLEYNWTRSARGDAYSGKLQQLGSFLTLLVSRIELQQIERTKHEEETEADDNTCCICYSCKADASLGGYQD
- the LOC133673386 gene encoding E3 ubiquitin-protein ligase RKP-like isoform X1, whose protein sequence is MEEEGKRVGGLSSGLAVLLNGEDRKEDSWKTRLVSSCDDFGNQPVERALEYIFGLSNKSLGPFTGPVDTKLVRSIFKNEFSKFCIKSGDLVDNRDGIHISKDGCESQVVGLEEVSICGDIRIIKHPLHVESLAMFSSARSNACVWKGKWMYEVLLETCGVQRLGWATRSCPFSDHKGVGDADDSYAFDGKRVSKWNKDAEPYGQPWVVGDVIGCCINLDHDEILFYRNGVSLGVAFRGIRKMGPGSGYYPAISLSQGERCELNFGARPFKYPIQGFLPLKAPTSANLLAMQLLQCLSRLSDVQGVERAESSLVGKLRRLKRFVSLDEVFYPVCQGICEEFFSVLEGDSGSTEFVAWGPLLSFMMEVFRVQAPHDCSGLDKFIDVFLEFQESRLMFEHIINALSSGCKTASLVLTECPYSGSYSYLAMVCHILQRKELMVLWWKSADFELLFEGFLSQKSPNKQDLQCMMPSVWWPGSGDDISNDGRSMMLTTTALSEAINKIEEKHRDLCLLVMQFVPPTTPAQLPGSVLRTFLQNILLKNRGADCNVPPPGVSSNSVLISLYSVILHFLSEGFAMRDICGWVKRCEPNGLDVGFLHRGGEQSFPVDIFLKNDPLRTDISRLGGSFSHISKSHPVHDQEAEVIRWEEGCMDDEETRVTHKTTPKPCCCSSYEIELSKISKHQIRYNTKDSRVHCSGIPDRSAYVAAECSEGSLNDEIADKPSTSDQSESDFGYCPVRDIRIVHRESDMSSATLREEELLDTLLLLYHIGVAPKFKQASYYMSHQAQSISLLEETDKQIRERACCEKLRRLKEARNEYREEVMDCVRHCAWYRISLFSWWKQRGMYATCMWIVQLLLVLSRVDSLFIYIPEFYLETLVDCFHVLRKSDPPFVPPAIFIKQGLASFVTFVVSHFNDPRILSADLKDLLLQSISVLVQYKEYLTVFESNEAATQRMPKALLSAFDNRSWISVTNILLRLCKGSRFSSTKHGESSSSSSSSSSSFVFQNLLREACINDEELFSAFLNRLFNTLSWTMTEFSVSIREMQEKYQVLEFQQRKCGVIFDLSCNLAKVLEFYTREIPQAFLSGTETNLRRLTELIVFILNHITSTADAEFFDLSLGRHGHSPEKVNRGMILAPLVGIILNLLDARVGTECGQQNDVVGVFASMDCPDAVHCGFQYLLEYNWTRSARGDAYSGKLQQLGSFLTLLVSRIELQQIERTKHEEETEADDNTCCICYSCKADARFAPCSHRSCHGCITRHLLNCHRCFFCNATVLEVIKIDESRA
- the LOC133673386 gene encoding E3 ubiquitin-protein ligase RKP-like isoform X3 — protein: MEEEGKRVGGLSSGLAVLLNGEDRKEDSWKTRLVSSCDDFGNQPVERALEYIFGLSNKSLGPFTGPVDTKLVRSIFKNEFSKFCIKSGDLVDNRDGIHISKDGCESQVVGLEEVSICGDIRIIKHPLHVESLAMFSSARSNACVWKGKWMYEVLLETCGVQRLGWATRSCPFSDHKGVGDADDSYAFDGKRVSKWNKDAEPYGQPWVVGDVIGCCINLDHDEILFYRNGVSLGVAFRGIRKMGPGSGYYPAISLSQGERCELNFGARPFKYPIQGFLPLKAPTSANLLAMQLLQCLSRLSDVQGVERAESSLVGKLRRLKRFVSLDEVFYPVCQGICEEFFSVLEGDSGSTEFVAWGPLLSFMMEVFRVQAPHDCSGLDKFIDVFLEFQESRLMFEHIINALSSGCKTASLVLTECPYSGSYSYLAMVCHILQRKELMVLWWKSADFELLFEGFLSQKSPNKQDLQCMMPSVWWPGSGDDISNDGRSMMLTTTALSEAINKIEEKHRDLCLLVMQFVPPTTPAQLPGSVLRTFLQNILLKNRGADCNVPPPGVSSNSVLISLYSVILHFLSEGFAMRDICGWVKRCEPNGLDVGFLHRGGEQSFPVDIFLKNDPLRTDISRLGGSFSHISKSHPVHDQEAEVIRWEEGCMDDEETRVTHKTTPKPCCCSSYEIELSKISKHQIRYNTKDSRVHCSGIPDRSAYVAAECSEGSLNDEIADKPSTSDQSESDFGYCPVRDIRIVHRESDMSSATLREEELLDTLLLLYHIGVAPKFKQASYYMSHQAQSISLLEETDKQIRERACCEKLRRLKEARNEYREEVMDCVRHCAWYRISLFSWWKQRGMYATCMWIVQLLLVLSRVDSLFIYIPEFYLETLVDCFHVLRKSDPPFVPPAIFIKQGLASFVTFVVSHFNDPRILSADLKDLLLQSISVLVQYKEYLTVFESNEAATQRMPKALLSAFDNRSWISVTNILLRLCKGSRFSSTKHGESSSSSSSSSSSFVFQNLLREACINDEELFSAFLNRLFNTLSWTMTEFSVSIREMQEKYQVTWTTWSFSRKSK